In Flavobacterium piscisymbiosum, the sequence AAGTTATCGTAAAGCTGCTTTTCTTGCCACGAAGTCGCTAAGACGCGAAGTTTTATTTAAAGTCAACTTTATAAAATGGATTGAGAGAATCTTTTACGCAGATTTAAAAGGATTTAAGCGGATTTACGCAGATATTATCTACAGATTTTTATTAATTAAATCTGCACGATTTGCTTAAATCTTTTAAAATCTGCGTGAAACAAAAAAATTGCGTCTTTGCGCCTTGGTGGCAAACCACTAACTAACCAAATAACCACAACCATGAATACCCAAACCATCCTCATTTGTTGCAGCCTTTTTGTAAATAGTGTAGTCATGGCGCAGCAAACGCCCAAAATACTTACGGATTCGAAAGCCAACTATTTACCTGATTTTAGTTATGCCGGTTATCATTTCGGCGAAAGCCAAATTCCGGAAGTTCAGGGAAAAATCATTAATGCTACAGATTATGGTGTAAAAGCGAATGACGCTCTAGATGATTCTAAAGCTTTACTAAAAGCTGTAAAAGCTGCAAATGCTATTGAGGGAAATGTGATTCTGCAATTGCCTGCTGGACGCATTATTCTGAGCGAAATTGTATATATCGAAAGGAGCAACTTTGTAATTCGTGGCGCGGGTTCTGGTGAAAATGGAACTGAAATTTATTGCCCGAGACCGATGATGTACCTCAAAGATTCGGAATCATTGGCCGAACTTCGTGAGTATCTAACTACACTCGATAAAAGACAACGCGAACCGGAAAATAATGTCGATTTGCCTTTCTCGCAATATGCCTGGTCAGGTGGATTTATCTGGACGCAAATTCCGGGTGAACGTGTAAAATCGTATTTGGATAAATACGAACCTACTCCAAATCCTTTAGCTAAAGTAAGTTCCGGAAATATGGGTGAACATATCATCAATGTTTCGGATGCAAAAGGTTTAAAAGTGGGCGATATTGTCGAATTGCAATTGTTTAATAAAGATGGCGAAAATGGCGAAATCATCAAAGATTTATACAAAGGTGCCAATGTAAAACCAGGTTCTCATCATTGGAAATTTCCGAAACTTCCTATCGTACGACAGCAAGTTGAAATTACCAAAATATCAAACTCAAAAATTACAATCAAAACGCCTTTGACAATTGCTATAAAACCCAGTTATCAGGCGCAATTGGTCGAATGGAAACATTTAGAAGAAGTCGGGATCGAGCATCTTCGTTTTACTTTTCCTGATATTCCAAGAGTTGCGCATCATGTTGAACCCGGAAACAATGCGATATTTTTAACACGTATTTTTAATAGTTGGGTAAAAGATGTTACGATTACGAATGCTGACAGCGGAATTTTAGGCGAGGAAATCTCGAACGTTACCATTCAGAATATTGTTACCGATGGTCCTCATATGTCGCATTATACGGTGACTTTGGGCGGGGTTCATAATGTATTGGTCAGGAATCTTAAAATTTATAATAAAGCCGTTCATCCGTTAAGTTTCAACACTTTTGCTACTAAAAACGTGTATCAGGATTGCGAGATTTTTGCCGATGCTCTTTTAGATCAGCATTCGGGAGCGAATCATCAAAACTTATTCGATCATATTACCGTACATATAACACCGGATAAAAACAACAGTTATTACTTGTTTGGCGGTGGCGGCGCGGATTACTGGAAACCTTCGCATGGGCCATTTAGTACTTTTTGGAATCTGAATGTTCTGGTCGAGAAACCAGCTGAAATCACAAAACCAGTTTTACTTTACGGCATGAAAGATGGGGCTTTTGCAAGAATTGTTGGTGTGAATGGAAACGCCAAATTCGAAGTAAAATATGAACCTGATGCTTATATTGAATTTTTGAATACGCCGATGGACAAAGTTCCTTCTCTTTATAATTATCAATTAAAAAGGAGATTAAAGAAATAATATTTAAACACATAGAAACATAGCTTTTTGGAACGTAAAAAAGGCGTTTTGCTTTACATTAAAAAACATAGCACTTAAGGTTTAGCTATGTGTAAAAACTAGTTTTTTGAATCACCTTATTTGACAAAGAAAATCTATGTTTCTATGTGTTTAAAAAAATGCACCAGATAGCCATCGGATAAAAAATTAATCCTTAGTATAAAAAACTTTCTCCCTTTGTTCTTTTGAACCTAAAAAAAAATGCTATGAAATACAAAATAGCCTTTCTTGTAACAATGCTTATTTCCGGGAATATATTCTCCCAAAATAAATATCGCCTGAAAAATATCTCGACCACCGACGGACTTTCGCAGAACTCTGTTATTGCCATACATCAGGACAAATTTGGACAAATGTGGTTTGGTACACGCGATGGTCTCAATAAATACGATGGCAGCCGATTCACTATTTACAGGAATGATGTTACTAACAAAACGTCTATCAGCAATGATATCTTATCTATTGAAGAAGATGAATCTGGAAAATTATGGATTGGAACTTACAATGGACTCAATTGTTATGACCCGGTTAGCAATACTTTCAATAGATATTTACACGATAAAATCAATCATACCATAAATAGTAATACCATTTGGTGTATAAAGAAAATTGGAGATGAAATGTGGTTTGGAACTTCAAAAGGATTAACTGTTTATAACAAAAAAACAAAACAGTTTTCCTCTGCTTTTCATTCTTCACAAGACAATACAACGCTTCCAAGTAATAATATTATAAGCATATTAAAAACTAAAAAAGGTCAGATCTGGATTGGAACGACAAAAGGATTGTGCGTGTTAACAAGTAGAAAAAACGGGAAATTTTCTTTTAAAAATTATCCGTTAAATACTATTGATTTGCTCAATGTATCAGCAGTTGTCGAAGATCGTTTTAACAATATCTGGGTTGGAACAAAAAACAAAGGGCTTTTAAAATTCGATCCATCAACAAACCACTTTGTTTCGTTTTTATCTAATGAAAAATACAAGGAAATTAACAATGAAGTCCGTGCTTTGGCTATTGATCATAAAGGCTCAATCTGGATTGGTGCCTATGACGGAATTTATGTTTTAGGAGAAGATAAGAGTATTCAAAAAATAAATAATAACAATAGTAATAATAGTCATAGCAGTGGAATCGAAAAAGTAAAATCGATTTTTGTTGATAAAAAAGGTTCTGTTTGGGTGGGCTGTTATTACAAAGGCGTAAATATGTGGGATATTTCGAACGCGAATTTCTTCAATTACGATCAGAATTCGAAAAAGATTCCGATGAGTTATGATGTGGTGAGTTCAATTGTTACTGACAAAAAGCAGAATATTTATTTTGGGACAGAAGGCGGCGGCGTTACTGTTTACAATAAAAACACAGAAACTACTAGTTACATTACCAACAAAACTGGACAAACGCCCATAAATGATATTAAATCAATGTGGTTTGCGGACAATAATGTCTTATGGATGGGAACTTTCTCCAAAGGAATTTCTGCTTATAATACGCTAACCAAAAATTTTGAAAACGACCGGATTTCGCCTCAATTGAAGGATTCCCTAAAAGATGTGGGGGTTTATTCTATCAAAACAGAAGGAAACGACGTATTGTGGATGGGGACTTTTAGCAAAGGATTGATTCGCTATAATACGGTTTCTAAAGCTTTTCAATTTATTAGAAATGAAAATGCAAAACCAAATTATCTAAGCAATAATTATGTACGAACGGTATTGGTCGACAAACAAAAAAGACTTTGGGTGGGAACACTGAGCGGACTAAATCTTATTGAGCTTCAAAATTTTCAAACCAATAAATACGTTGTAAAACACTTTTTTTATGATGATGTTGCTTTATCCGGAGATGATATTTTGACATTATTTCAGGACTCTCAAAATAAAATCTGGGTAGGGACAAAAGCAAAAGGACTGCATTATTTTGATGGAAAAAAATTCAACAGAATTAATCTGAAAATTAGAAATACCGTTATTACAGCGATCCATTCGATTCTTGAAGATGATAATAAAAATTTATGGATTAGTACCAATCAGGGAATTATAAAATACAATACTACTCTAAAAACAGCCATTAATTATGATCAAAAAGACGGTATCGTAAATAATGAATTTAATGATAATGCGGCTTTAAAACTTGATGCCAATAGATTTTATTTTGGAAGCCCGTCTGGAGCAGCTTATTTTGATACTCAAAAGATTTTCGTAAATAAAGATGCTCCACAGGTTTTGATTACTGATTTGAAAATCAAAAATCAAACTACAAACCCCAATGACTCCTTAGGCATTTTAGAAAAAAGTATTGGTTATACCAAAACCATCACTTTGGATTATGACAAGGCTAATTTCTCGATTAATTTTGCGATTCCTAATTACATCAGGTCCAAAAAAAATCAATATAGCTACCGTTTAACCGGACTGGAAAACAACTGGACGCTTACAAAAAACACAGAAGCTATGTTTGCCATTCAGAATCCCGGAACTTATACTTTTGAAGTTCGCGGCTCTAATAATGACGGAGTTTGGAATAAAGTTCCTACAACCCTGACCGTGATCGTAAAACCTGCCCCGTGGCGCAGTATCTGGGCGTTTTTATTGTACGGAATCATAATTGGTTTGGGATTATACGGTTTGATCTGGATCATGAAATCGAAAGCGAGATTGAAACAAAAGCTGGAACTGGAATATCTGGAAACCAAACGAATTGAAGAAAACAATATCGCTAAACTGGATTTCTTTACCAATATCTCACACGAATTTAGAACGCCGTTAACCTTAATTCTTGGGCCATTACAGCAAATTCTCGCCAATTACAACGGTACAAATGAAATGTACAAAAAGTTATTGGTGATTGAAGGAAGTGCGAATCATCTTTTGGGTTTAATTAATCGTTTGATGGATTTTAGAAAACTCGAAAATCATCAGGTTACGCTGGAATCTGCTGAAGGAAATATTGTAAAATTCACCAAAGAAATCTTTTTATCTTTTATCGAATATGCCAAAGACGGCGGTTATAGCTATACTTTTGAATCATCTGAGGAAGAAATTCTCGTATATTTTGATCGTTATAAATTAGAACGTGTTTTTTATAATTTAATTTCGAATGCTTTTCGATATACTCCAAAAGGCGGAGATATTCATCTTAAAATTTCGCATGATGATGAAAATCTTTTTATCGCAATAGAAGATTCCGGAGTGGGAATTGCGCCGGAACATATCGATAAAATTTTTGATTTGTTTTTTGAAGTTCCAATGCACAACAACGTTCAGAAAAACTATAATAAAGGAACCGGAATTGGGCTTTCGATAGTAAAGAACATTGTAAAACTGCATAAAGGAGACATTGAAGTCACGAATAAAGAAACTAAGGGTGTCGTTTTTAAAGTTACGCTTCCGTTAGGAAGAACGCATCTTTTGGATAACGAAATTATTACCGATTTTAGAATTAGTGATGACATCGATCAATATACCGCTCAACTAGATAAATCTAACGTCACAGAACCGGAAGATATTGATGATTTTGTGGTAAACGATCAAAAACAAACTATTTTGATTGTCGAAGATCACAAGGTTTTACGATCGTTCATGAAAAACCTGCTCAAAGAGGATTACAATATTATTGAAGCCGAGAACGGAAAAGTGGCTTTTGAAAAAGCATTGCAGCACGTTCCGAATTTGATTATCAGCGATGTTATTATGCCCGAAATGGTAGGAACTGAACTTTGTTCTAAAATT encodes:
- a CDS encoding glycoside hydrolase family 55 protein — its product is MNTQTILICCSLFVNSVVMAQQTPKILTDSKANYLPDFSYAGYHFGESQIPEVQGKIINATDYGVKANDALDDSKALLKAVKAANAIEGNVILQLPAGRIILSEIVYIERSNFVIRGAGSGENGTEIYCPRPMMYLKDSESLAELREYLTTLDKRQREPENNVDLPFSQYAWSGGFIWTQIPGERVKSYLDKYEPTPNPLAKVSSGNMGEHIINVSDAKGLKVGDIVELQLFNKDGENGEIIKDLYKGANVKPGSHHWKFPKLPIVRQQVEITKISNSKITIKTPLTIAIKPSYQAQLVEWKHLEEVGIEHLRFTFPDIPRVAHHVEPGNNAIFLTRIFNSWVKDVTITNADSGILGEEISNVTIQNIVTDGPHMSHYTVTLGGVHNVLVRNLKIYNKAVHPLSFNTFATKNVYQDCEIFADALLDQHSGANHQNLFDHITVHITPDKNNSYYLFGGGGADYWKPSHGPFSTFWNLNVLVEKPAEITKPVLLYGMKDGAFARIVGVNGNAKFEVKYEPDAYIEFLNTPMDKVPSLYNYQLKRRLKK
- a CDS encoding two-component regulator propeller domain-containing protein, whose protein sequence is MKYKIAFLVTMLISGNIFSQNKYRLKNISTTDGLSQNSVIAIHQDKFGQMWFGTRDGLNKYDGSRFTIYRNDVTNKTSISNDILSIEEDESGKLWIGTYNGLNCYDPVSNTFNRYLHDKINHTINSNTIWCIKKIGDEMWFGTSKGLTVYNKKTKQFSSAFHSSQDNTTLPSNNIISILKTKKGQIWIGTTKGLCVLTSRKNGKFSFKNYPLNTIDLLNVSAVVEDRFNNIWVGTKNKGLLKFDPSTNHFVSFLSNEKYKEINNEVRALAIDHKGSIWIGAYDGIYVLGEDKSIQKINNNNSNNSHSSGIEKVKSIFVDKKGSVWVGCYYKGVNMWDISNANFFNYDQNSKKIPMSYDVVSSIVTDKKQNIYFGTEGGGVTVYNKNTETTSYITNKTGQTPINDIKSMWFADNNVLWMGTFSKGISAYNTLTKNFENDRISPQLKDSLKDVGVYSIKTEGNDVLWMGTFSKGLIRYNTVSKAFQFIRNENAKPNYLSNNYVRTVLVDKQKRLWVGTLSGLNLIELQNFQTNKYVVKHFFYDDVALSGDDILTLFQDSQNKIWVGTKAKGLHYFDGKKFNRINLKIRNTVITAIHSILEDDNKNLWISTNQGIIKYNTTLKTAINYDQKDGIVNNEFNDNAALKLDANRFYFGSPSGAAYFDTQKIFVNKDAPQVLITDLKIKNQTTNPNDSLGILEKSIGYTKTITLDYDKANFSINFAIPNYIRSKKNQYSYRLTGLENNWTLTKNTEAMFAIQNPGTYTFEVRGSNNDGVWNKVPTTLTVIVKPAPWRSIWAFLLYGIIIGLGLYGLIWIMKSKARLKQKLELEYLETKRIEENNIAKLDFFTNISHEFRTPLTLILGPLQQILANYNGTNEMYKKLLVIEGSANHLLGLINRLMDFRKLENHQVTLESAEGNIVKFTKEIFLSFIEYAKDGGYSYTFESSEEEILVYFDRYKLERVFYNLISNAFRYTPKGGDIHLKISHDDENLFIAIEDSGVGIAPEHIDKIFDLFFEVPMHNNVQKNYNKGTGIGLSIVKNIVKLHKGDIEVTNKETKGVVFKVTLPLGRTHLLDNEIITDFRISDDIDQYTAQLDKSNVTEPEDIDDFVVNDQKQTILIVEDHKVLRSFMKNLLKEDYNIIEAENGKVAFEKALQHVPNLIISDVIMPEMVGTELCSKIKANLKTSHIPVILLTSRTSLVYKFEGLESGADDYISKPFNLIEFKLRVKNLLNSTERLKNKFSSDDNFIPSEITVSSLDEDLLKKAFKIVEENISNEQFDIPFFCTELGVSRTMLFLKIKAWTNFTPNEFIHEIRLKRAAQLLEQNKLNVSEISYKVGFNNPKYFSKCFQKKYGETPTQFADKFFKSSEVF